In one window of Camelus dromedarius isolate mCamDro1 chromosome 7, mCamDro1.pat, whole genome shotgun sequence DNA:
- the RBM48 gene encoding RNA-binding protein 48 has protein sequence MASPGGELGGLFDHHVQRAVCDSRAKYREGRRPRAVKVYTINLESQYLLIQGVPAVGAMKELVERFALYGAIEQYNALDEYPAEDFTEVYLIKFQHLQSARIAKRKMDEQSFFGGLLHVCYAPEFETVEETRRKLQERNAYVARTTKNKDHYATKKKLVTENQDAKHFRQDYHSKRSGFCAATLNVSPGNADPRLPYSCELPLCYFSPKCTCSSGKHVGGASNSPQDGRNRDETLEHWNHNDSLQKMQMKTLKNSLACPGAQNRITPSEAVDRFMPRTTQLQERKRRRQDDCKLGTFLEASTSSNEVMIGPLLPDIPKVDMHDDSLNTTANLIRNKLKEVISSVPKPPEDKRGDMHTAHPLKQRRRI, from the exons ATGGCTTCTCCTGGTGGGGAGCTTGGGGGCTTGTTCGACCACCACGTCCAGAGGGCTGTGTGCGACTCGCGGGCCAAGTATCGGGAGGGGAGACGGCCTCGCGCGGTCAAG GTGTATACAATCAATTTGGAATCTCAGTACTTATTAATACAAGGAGTTCCTGCAGTGGGAGCAATGAAGGAATTAGTTGAGCGGTTTGCTCTATATGGTGCAATTGAACAATATAATGCTCTAGATGAATACCCAGCAGAAGATTTTACAGAAGTTTATCTTATTAAATTTCAGCATCTACAAAGTGCAAG GATAGCCAAGAGGAAAATGGATGAACAGAGTTTCTTTGGTGGATTGCTTCATGTGTGCTATGCTCCAGAATTTGAGACAGTtgaagaaaccagaagaaaattaCAAGAGAGGAACGCTTATGTAGCCAGAACTACTAAAAATAAAG aTCATTATGCGACAAAGAAGAAACTGGTTACAGAGAATCAAGATGCAAAACATTTTAGACAGGACTACCATTCAAAGAGATCTGGATTTTGTGCAGCCACTTTGAATGTATCTCCTGGGAATGCAGATCCTCGTCTTCCTTATTCTTGTGAATTGCCTTTGTGTTACTTCTCCCCAAAATGTACATGTTCGTCAGGAAAGCATGTGGGCGGAGCATCAAACTCCCCTCAGGATGGTAGAAACCGTGATGAAACACTGGAGCATTGGAACCACAATGACTCTCTGCAGAAAATGcagatgaaaactttaaaaaattcattagcCTGTCCTGGTGCACAGAATCGTATTACGCCTTCAGAAGCAGTTGACAGATTTATGCCTAGGACAACACAACTGCAGGAGCGGAAAAGAAGAAGACAAGATGATTGTAAACTTGGAACTTTTCTTGAAGCAAGCACTAGTAGTAATGAGGTTATGATTGGGCCTCTGTTACCAGACATACCTAAGGTGGACATGCACGATGACTCGTTGAATACAACAGCGAATTTAATTCGGAATAAACTTAAAGag gtaATTTCATCTGTGCCAAAGCCTCCAGAGGACAAGCGAGGAGATATGCATACAGCTCATccattaaaacaaagaagaagaatatAA
- the PEX1 gene encoding peroxisomal ATPase PEX1 isoform X3 codes for MWDGGRLAGAGAGGGGVAVTLAFTNARDCFLHLPRRLVAQLHLLQNQVIEVAWGHQPAFLSWVEGRHFSDQGENVAEINRQVGQKLGLTNGEQVFLKPCSHVVSCQQVEVEPLSADDWEILELHAASLEQHLLDQIRIVFPKAIFPVWVDQQTYIFIQIVTLMPAAPYGRLETDSKLLIQPKTRQAKENTFSEADNAHGKFHNYGRDQKGLIKELQTMQLQSNTVGVTGSKETDSKGTVDSSSTPSLWTVLGSIFSFGSEKKQDTSWGSTEINAFKNMQSKVFPLDNIFRVCRSQPPSVCNASATSVFHKHYAIHVFPWDQEYFDVEPSFTVTYGRLVKLLSPKQQHSKTKQNVLSPEKEKQMSESLDQKQISLDHSQEAGKSCVLKVVWNGLEELKNAIKYTKNLEALHLGKVWIPDDLRKRLNIEMHAVVRISPLEVTPKIPRSLKLQPRESLPEDISEEDIKTVFYSWLQQSTTTTLPLIISEEEYIKLEIKDGLKEFSLNIVHSWEKEKEKNIFLLSTNLLQKTTIQVLLDPMIKEENSEEIDFILPFLKLNCLGGVNSLGIVSVEHITHSLLGRPLSRQLVSLVAGLRNGALLLTGGKGSGKSTLAKAVCKEALDTLDAHVEIVDCKTLRGKRLENTQKTLEAAFSEAVWRQPSVVLLDDLDLVAGLPGLPEHEHSPEAVQSQRLAHALNDMMKDFISMGSLVALIATSQTQHSLHPLLVSAQGVHIFQCVQHIQPPDQEQRCEILHNVIKNKLDCDMNKFADLDLQRIAKETEGFVARDFTVLVDRAIHSRLSHQSISTREELVLTTLDFHKALQGFIPASLRNVNLHKPRDLGWDKIGGLHEVRQILMDTIQLPAKYPELFANLPIRQRTGVLLYGPPGTGKTLIAGVIARESGMNFISVKGPELLSKYIGASEQAVRDIFIRAQAAKPCILFFDEFESIAPRRGHDNTGVTDRVVNQLLTQLDGVEGLQGVYVLAATSRPDLIDPALLRPGRLDKCVYCPPPDQVTVSYSESRNPTNAKLSL; via the exons ATGTGGGACGGCGGTCGTCTGGCGGGTGCGGGTGCGGGTGGCGGTGGGGTTGCCGTCACCTTGGCCTTCACCAACGCTCGCGACTGCTTCCTCCACTTGCCGCGGCGCCTTGTGGCCCAGCTGCACCTGCTGCAG AATCAAGTTATAGAAGTAGCCTGGGGTCACCAGCCTGCATTCTTGAGCTGGGTGGAAGGCAGACATTTTAGTGATCAAGGTGAAAATGTGGCTGAAATTAACAGACAAGTTGGTCAGAAACTTGGACTCACAAATGGGGAACAG gTATTTCTCAAGCCGTGTTCCCATGTGGTGTCTTGTCAACAAGTTGAGGTGGAACCCCTCTCGGCAGATGATTGGGAGATActg GAGCTGCACGCTGCTTCCCTTGAACAGCATCTTCTGGATCAAATTCGAATAGTTTTTCCAAAAGCCATTTTTCCTGTTTGGGTTGATCAACAAACTTACATATTTATCCAAATTG TTACACTAATGCCAGCTGCTCCTTATGGAAGGCTCGAAACTGACAGCAAACTCCTTATTCAGCCAAAGACTCGCCAAGCCAAAGAGAATACATTTTCAGAAGCAGATAATGCACATGGAAAATTTCATAATTATGGAAGAGACCAAAAAGGATTGATAAAAGAGCTTCAAACCATGCAACTTCAGTCAAATACTGTAGGAGTCACTGGGTCtaaagaaacagattcaaagGGTACAGTTGACTCATCGTCAACACCAAGCTTATGGACTGTGTTAGgaagtattttttcctttgggtCTGAGAAGAAACAAGACACATCATGGGGCTCAACGGAAATTAATGCATTCAAAAATATGCAGTCTAAAGTTTTTCCTCTGGACAATATTTTCAGAGTATGCAGATCTCAGCCTCCTAGTGTATGTAATGCATCAGCCACTTCTGTGTTTCACAAACACTATGCCATTCATGTATTTCCGTGGGACCAGGAATATTTTGATGTGGAGCCCAGCTTTACTGTGACCTATGGAAGGCTAGTTAAACTACTTTCTCCAAAGCAACAGCAtagtaaaacaaagcaaaatgtccTGTCACCTGAAAAAGAGAAGCAGATGTCAGAATCACTGGATCAAAAACAAATTAGCCTGGACCATAGTCAAGAAGCTGGCAAGTCCTGTGTGCTGAAAGTAGTCTGGAATGGACTTGAGGAAttgaaaaatgccattaaatACACCAAAAATTTAGAAGCTCTTCATCTTGGGAAAGTCTGG attccaGATGACCTGAGAAAGAGACTAAATATAGAAATGCATGCAGTAGTCAGAATAAGTCCACTGGAagttacccctaaaattccaagATCTCTAAAGTTACAGCCTAGAGAAAGCTTA CCTGAAGACATAAGTGAAGAAGACATAAAAACTGTGTTCTACTCATGGCTACAGCAGTCTACTACTACCACACTTCCTTTGATAATATCAGAGGAAGAATATATTAAGCTGGAAATTAAAGATG GGCTGaaagagttttctctgaatatagtTCATtcttgggaaaaggaaaaagaaaaaaatatttttctgttgagTACCAATCTGCTACAGAAGACTACAATACAA GTCCTTCTAGATCCtatgataaaagaagaaaacagtgaggaaattgactttattcttccttttttaaagctgaaCTGCTTGGG AGGAGTGAATTCCTTAGGCATCGTTTCCGTGGAGCACATCACTCACAGCCTCCTGGGACGCCCTTTGTCTCGGCAGCTTGTGTCCCTTGTGGCAGGACTGAGAAATGGAGCCCTTTTACTCACGGGAGGAAAG GGGAGTGGAAAATCCACTTTAGCAAAGGCAGTCTGTAAAGAAGCACTTGACACACTGGATGCCCACGTGGAGATAGTTGACTGTAAAACTTTACGAG GGAAAAGGCTTGAAAACACGCAGAAAACCTTAGAGGCAGCCTTCTCAGAGGCGGTGTGGAGGCAGCCCTCCGTCGTTCTGCTGGATGACCTGGATCTCGTTGCCGGCCTGCCGGGCCTCCCGGAGCACGAGCACAGTCCTGAGGCTGTGCAGAGCCAGCGGCTCGCACATG CTTTGAATGATATGATGAAAGATTTCATTTCCATGGGAAGTTTGGTTGCCCTGATTGCTACAAGCCAGACTCAGCATTCTCTACATCCTTTACTTGTTTCTGCTCAAGGAGTTCACATATTTCAATGTGTCCAACATATTCAACCTCCTGACCAG gaGCAAAGATGTGAAATTCTGCATAatgtcataaaaaataaactggactGTGATATGAACAAGTTTGCTGATCTTGACCTGCAGCGGATAGCTAAGGAAACAGAAGGGTTTGTGGCTAGAGATTTTACGGTGCTTGTAGATCGAGCCATACATTCTCGTCTCTCTCATCAGAGCATATCCACCAGGGAAG aattagTTTTAACAACATTGGACTTCCACAAAGCTCTCCAAGGATTTATTCCTGCATCTCTGCGAAATGTCAACCTGCATAAACCTAGGGACTTGGGCTGGGATAAGATTGGTGGATTACATGAAGTTCGACAGATACTCATGGATACTATCCAGTTACCAGCCaag taCCCAGAATTATTTGCAAACTTGCCCATACGACAAAGGACAGGAGTACTATTATATGGTCCTCCTGGAACAGGAAAAACCTTAATAGCTGGAGTAATTGCACGAGAGAGTGGAATGAATTTTATTAGTGTCAAG GGGCCAGAGTTACTCAGCAAATATATTGGAGCAAGTGAACAAGCTGTTCGGGATATTTTTATTAG